Genomic DNA from Antennarius striatus isolate MH-2024 chromosome 16, ASM4005453v1, whole genome shotgun sequence:
TCCGTGCATTCTAGCCTGACTAAAGTAAACACTGTTTTCCTGTACAACCTTAAGATACAAACAAAGCACAATTTGCAAACACTCAATTTTCTAACATCACAGAATTCTttgtgaaagcaaaaaaaacaaacaaaaaaaatgagtatGATGCACATGtcttacaagaaaaaaaatgcttccttcaagcaaagaaaaataatatgatTTGTGGCACGCATGCACAGCTCTGTGGTTCTGACACATGTTCAATTTCACTCTACACCACAGCAGGTGGTGCTATGGGCTAGTTTATAAAGGAGGTTGAGCCTCTTCTTTCATCCTAATGCCACATGAACCAGTCCTTTTTTCATGTAGTGAAATGaggtacacaaacaaacaagtgtcCCTTTAATACGTGTTGATGCAGTTCAAGCTGCTCTCTGTCAACAAAACGGATGAGCGGCTCCAGGATGACCTCTTCACCCGATCCAAGGCCAGCTGCCTGGCAGAGGACACTCTCTCCGCCTTGCTGAACTGAGCTATAAGATCATATTTATCCCTTAATAGACAACCGCACTAATGATGCTGGAGATGCTCCAGCATGTGCACCATTAGTCCTCGACTACAGGGATTCAATTTCTTTTTGCagatatatttgctgtgaataaCTTTAGTCCatggatacaagtggctgaaatgagctTCCTTTATAGGGAAGCCCAATTCAACCAGTTGTTTGAACGTTTTCATGAcgacagttttgttttgtggaTAAAGTGACCACGTTTGGAAACTGAATAGTTACTGCATCATCTGAGTAAATACTGGTGAATTTACTTCAACAGATTGAGGTCCAAAGTCTCGCTTATGTTGTCTCGCTTGTATTGTGGAGAAAAGGAAATGATTCTGCCAAAAatcaggatttttaaaaaatgttatatcTCTTGGATCCATTTCTGTCGTGCCATAGATCGAAAAACATGTTTAGTGAAGAAGCTGGCTTGTTAGGGCAGGTTTTATATGAAGAAGTGTAGCGCTTTTATAAAGCATGTCTTACTTTGGCACATATTTAACACCACACCAACAAGTTTCTCACAACAATCATCACACagtgaacaagaaaaaaaacagtcaaatagATTGCCAGCCCCCGGACCCTCACACAGACACTCTGTCTCTCTtgtccttcctgtctttccCCCATTAGACTTTTTAAGGCAAATCCTGAGCAGCTGCCGGCCGGCCCATGTGACATCTGCAGCGAGGAGCAACATGAAAAACTGGATGGGGTACAGAGACGGGACCACTTCACACCAGCCCTTCAGTAACAACTGGCCATGGCACACAAGCACTTTTAACACTTGAATGGAGCTCTATGCTTaactatgtgtgtttgtgagtgcaCTCCAATAAGCGTAGCTTAAAATGTTCCCAAGAGCAGCTGTTGCACTCATAGTTACCCAAACTAATAGCTATAAAATGCATTGTGAATCCATCACTTGGACACATGAGACTGTGTGCACCCCCCTCCAAATTTACCCCTCTAGTATACCCAGAACAGCAAGAGGCTGAACCAACAGTTTTACAGTTCAATCACAGCCAGATGTGAGTCTGTAAGTGATCCAGAAGGACAAACATGGGACATGGAGCTGCTTCGGGGCCTGGCAGATGCAGCCCCTCTTTCCATTGTGTGTTCCTGAGCAGACGAGCGGTGTTCTTCTGGGATATATGGCATTGTGCTAAGTAGAAACATGTCGGGACGTGTGTGTATTCAATGTCAGGGGTTAGAAACAGCAGGATGTTTCAGCTTACTTCACAGTGAAAGTAAACGTTTACATCAATGCATGATCCAACAGGATATTCTCATTAGACAATAGGAAACTATAAGGCTGCTCATAATAGCAGTATatttacactgaaaaaaaacaaaaaacacatttgttgttTATGGATTCACCGTGCCATCTTGTTTGTGTACATGTTGACAGATTTCATGAAGTCTACACACAGGACCAGCTGAGAAAGTTTCTCCGCCTGTCAAAAAAGCTCAAAGATGATGCTAAAggggacatcatcatcatcatcatcatcatcaacacatcaaaaacacaaaattcccTCATTCTAAAAGTTCACTTTTCACCAGCATTTTTCAAAAGCTGAATATCGCAAACCTGTTATTCCATTTTTCAAGAGAAAACCTTGATGGCAGTTGAAAAAGCTTTATTATGTTAGGGTGAGGCATCATTAAAATTTGTTTGCATCTGTTTTCATGAATACTTTTATCAGTCTTTTTGCCAACGGTTATAGAAGAAGATCCTGTCCTCCTGACTGTGAGCCTCAGTGTAAGTGcctttctatgtgtgtgtctatttttagAATGATTCTGTGTTCGTACCAGTGTCCTGTTGGAGGGATGAAGTATATGCAGCAGTGGACTCTGGAGTCTGGaatcctcttcttcctgttgaTGTTGATCTCCTCTTGCAGGTACGCTTCGTATTGGTCATTAATGAATTTCATGATGGGCTGCCAGCTGGACCAAAACCGAGATGAATTGATCAGAGTAGAAGGGAAGAGATTGAGAGATAAGAGGAACAGGAGGATCCGACCCAGAACAGGAAGGGGTAGATAGACAGAATGATACAGCAGAACAGATGacgaaatgagaaaaaaacaggaaaagcaaGGAGAAAAAGAGGATTCTAATCTGATTTGgcatcatttaaatgtcattgtttACGGACATGATGGCAGAACGGTAGCTTACCAGTTCTCATTGTTAATCTGGTCTCCAAAGCCGGGTGTGTCAATAACTGTCAACTTCATTCTCACTCCCTTTTCTTCAATATCTGAACAtgcaaatgtaaattaaaaattaattaaaaactaaaatgcgtgcacacacacacacacacacacacacacacggtcaaaCGGGACTAGCATACTGTATACAATGCTTCTCATACAATATAATTAACATCTAGTCAATAAGGAGATTTAAAAGCTCGATTCTGTTATTCCAATGcttgaaatgtcttcaggaACTGATTAGAAGCTGGAGCAGGGCAAAGACTACAATATGTTCAAGCATCATTTCTGTCAAGATTAACATTATTAAAGataatattgtaaaaaaaattgagtgaATGAAGGTACTGTAAATGTTAAGACTGCTAAGATACACCACATGTAAACTTTTATCATTGCAGACAAAGGAAACAGTAAATACTTTTAAAGGAGTGGGTAAAAACTATGCCTGAGAGCGGTGTACTTTGGCTGACAGActcacagacaggaaacagagggagTGCAGTAGACAGTGGAGGGTCCGTACCATGACTGATGGACTTTATTTCAATTGTTTTGGGGATCTTCTCCTGGGCCGTGGCCAGCACAGACTTACGGCTGACTTTCGATTTGAACAGTGTGTTCATCAGAGTTGACTTTCCCAGACCGCTCTGTCCTGTAGTAAATAAAGAGAGGCAGGCAGACAATGAGGAAGGTGGATCAACATGCCCTGCAGGTCTCCACACTGTACCTCTGGTGCCATAATAAACTCAAACAGCATAATATTTCATGATTTTCCACAGTATTTAAAACTCAGGTCAACTCCAGTGGGTCAGCTGTTGGACTGAGACGCTGATGGGCTGCAGGTGTCTGTCTGTATAAACACTGGCTGCACAGCCATCAGTTTACATGACGACAGTACAAACAGCAAGAAGACTGAGAGGTAAAGTCAGTCTGTAAATACAACAACCAGCAGGCCAGGATTAATGCATCCTGTGTCACCAGATGTAACCTTCAGTAATACACACCAGCTTGGGTTCTAGAATTCTCTATGACAGTCAGAGAACGGAGTTTAAAGAGGaaaacacattacatttttaatcacgACATTTAAACATAGAGTTGCAAATAGATATCAGACACTGCTGATAAAAATACAGCCTCTCAGTTTTGTTACGATTGGTTGAAGTAAAGCCTCTCCATAAGATGGACAAAGAACAACTTGAGTGGTTAACAGTGAGACCCCTCCACATCACAGACGAATGAAGAGGAGTTGGAGAGGCCCACTGGGCTACACACTGTTAGAGTTCAACTTCAGGTTAAAGCAACACCAAGACCTTTAAACAATTTATGAAGATGCTAAATtgctgtcacatgacctgtaATCAGCAGAACATAGTGAACACAAACAGACCCACTGATGCCTCCACCATCCCTTCAATATGACAGGAGATGAAGTCAGTAAgtcaattcaataaaaaaaaaaaagatcacttcTTGCAGTGTTGATgttggtttggtttgttttgtttatcacCTCTGAAAATAAACTTGACTTAACCTCATCTGTGACGCTGCTTCTTCAGCCGTCTCTTATTCCTGATCAAAAACCCACCACCTGGCACAACATTATCAGAGAAGACACAGCAGGAAGATAACGTAGGTGATACGGTCGCCTGCCTACTGtggagccgtgtgtgtgtgtgtgtgtgtgtgattaactCCTGATTACATATCCGCAGTTTTACACAGCATACAGCTGTGATTGCAAGCAGcattgtgacattttttgaGTACATACAATCCCTGAACCAACTAGTTGAAATGCTAAAGTTAGCATAGCCTACTTACCCACAACCATGATGTTGAGCTCAAAGCCCTGCTTCATGGCTTTCCTCCTCATCTGTTCCAGAATGGCATCAATGCCCACATAACTGAAGTCCAACACGGGGCCACCGGTCTTCTCCCCATACAGACCACCCATTGCTGGGGGCACCACAACATCCGCCACAGTCCCCTCAGACATGGCACTACTGCTGTAGCTGGGAATCACCTCCGGCCctgggtggagagagagagcagaatgAGATGAGGTTTATAAGGTATAGAAGGAATGGGGGTAGAGGAAAGACATGCAATATATCTGCATTGGAGAGAATATGCTAAACTTGTACAGCATGTAAAATGAGGACGTATGAGGAACATGgcaaacgaaaaaaaaaaacaagaactacCCTGCAGCAGAAGGAAACCAGTTCGACCAAACAAGGAACAAGTTACAGAAATAAAATTCCAACCCATAAGCAGCCGTACAATATTCTAAGTACACTTAACCACAAAGCTACAATTTAGCTTACAAAAGGCCAATATCAGGAAATTGCAGGCCTGATTGTGTCGATTACGTGTTCCAATCCATAAAACAACTCAATAACAACTTTAGGTCCTCAATGATACGGATGCTGATGCCGATCATAACCTTTACCACAGGTGAAGATGAGCAAACTTGATGTAAACACTCATGAAAACACAGTCAGGGCCCCTAAAGACCACGCACAAAATATCATTCAGTGGTGATTGAACTATGGATGGATCATACCTTGTTAAGAATAGAAAGACAAGAGAAAGTATGTGCACCGTATGGTCGGCCATAAAATACTCAAATAACTTGTTAAGCGACTGGACTCTTTTCCTTCGTCAGGTTTTTACTATCCCAGCCAACAAAAGATCCCCTAAAGCCCCCAAAACTTCAAAAGCTCGAGTCACATGGTCCTGATTTTACTCCAAGTTCCCCACACGTTCACGTATGtgttaaagattttaaaaaagcaaactgTTCAAATACCCTTTCATTAACCGCTTGATTGCATCTGTGGCTGAAAAATTTGTTTAGCTGTTTTaggttgatttttatttttttctcacacacacacacacacacacacacacacacacacacacacacacacacacacacacacacacacacacacacacacacacacaattttaatCAAGGGTCTTTTAGGAGTCACAAAATTGAATGCAGATAGTAGGTGTGGCTCTGCTGAACAATATTTGTTAGCATAGGTGAGGAatagacagtgtgtgtgtgtgtgtgtgtgtgtgtgtgtgtgtgtgtgtgtgtgtgtgtgtgtgtgtgtgtgtgcgtgcatgtgtctTTGTGTAGCTGCTCCCCTCTAAAGGCCTCCCCTTCTCTCAATCTCCACAGTGCAGTCCTGTCCTGTTAATGCCAGAGTGGAAAAGAGATTGAAACCTGATCCGTTCACACAGCAGGCCTGGgtcacacatggacacacactctcCACATGCCTGACCTGTAGCCACGTACATGTAcaagaacatgaaaacacactgatggGGCCTGAACCTGCTGCCAAGAACTAAAGAGCGACTGGATTCCAGTCCAGCAAACATTTTCCTCCTTAACGGTTGTCCTGCCACAGGGAGAAGAAGCCCAGACAACCAGCCTGGTCACTCCCATCCATCATCAGGGCCCACACACTGATTAATGGCACAAATCTACTGGAGAACAACGCAGCTGTGGAAACTCAACCTAACTCTGTTCAACAGTGATCCTCAGCTCTTCTCGTACGCTCCATTGTGTGTCCCACCTATGAAAGGAGCTCCTCTGGCCTCCGTCACCACTTCCTCATCCTGTTCCAGCAGTCAGTCAGCAACACTCTGTGACTTActgccctcctccacctcccacaTTCCCGTAGCTCTGCTCATGTCTCTCTCTCAACCTCACCCTGTCCTCTCCCCCCACGCTCATTCTGTTTTATCTCTCTGGCTGCCAGTTTCCCCTCACCGCTCCATCTCTGTTCTATTGTCTTTCTCATTTCACTCCCACCCACTGCTCATCAAGATTTTATCTTGAACATTTCTTGTGCATTTCCCCTTTTTGGTGATGTCACCTTTTTGGATCATCTTTTTATCCTCCTGTCACTGTTCTTGTCATGCGTCTTTTTGTCTTTATATTAAACACCCATGGGCTGCACACAGAGATGTTGGCCTGTGGCAAGCACGCCTTAACAAGTAAGGCTGAGAGATTGCTACACAAAAGCATAGCAGGGAACCGACACAAAATGAATGGGGTTAACCTGAATTTGAGCAGTAGACTCAGTGTGGTCCAACAACCACTGTAACGCACTGAAAAAATACTAATCACTGAGTTAAGATTatattgtaaacattttttaataaatgatgaACTGAAGATCTCCAGCACTCATCACTCTTGTGAGGAAAATAGTTTGCTATTTTGCAGGTTGAGTGATTTATAATTAAAATCGTTAGTTGCAAGCACAAGTATCTCAATTCAGTTTCCAAGTTGTGATctgtgggtttaaaaaaaaaaagaaaatgacagatgATGCCTGATTTTATCTCGATTCACCagataaagtaaaatgtgttgTTATGACCTACTTTAAATGTCGAACAAAACAAGAGTTTAGGATTACAATCTGATGCTTCATCTGTATCTGATGTCTTGTCCTGGAATAAGTACCTCATTTCCTTGTTGAGTGCAGGGTGCTGAGAACAATGTTACTCACATCTCCTCTGTTAAAAACCTGTCTGTTCTGTTTAGCAAATAGTCCTTGTGAGGGAGACAAAAACCAAAGCAATATAACGGTAAGCAAGCAAGACGAAAAAAGGAATCAAGCAGTCGATCTGTCGGTGTGCTTTGAATCTGAACTAGCTGGTTTCCCAGACACCAGCAGCTCCTGACACTAACCTTCCTTCATGAATGCACACCGCCTCTCTTCCCAAGTCAAAGTATGGTCACACACTGTAAAACCTTTGGCAAACATACAGGACACAAAAGGAACAGTACTGTGGGAAACCTAACAATGGAGATAAATCACTTTCATCACAGGTAGTAAACAGTTTCAgtcctttgtcaccaattccaAAGAGCTTTGAATCCCACAATGTGACGCTGATAGAAGAACGTCACCTCAAGAGCACTGTGCCAAATTCTGTCATTGTGAgagcaaataaaatacaactggTGAATGACTTAAGAGTTACCTATTGCAAATTTTGgatcaacatacagtatttatcgGACTGAGACATTCAGATCGTCCAATGAAAGTGCTGCAGATCTATAATGGCTTTTCATAAAACACAGGTGTCAAGAGGCAGCTGCTTGGAACTTGACCTCACAAAAGGTTAAACGAAAGTTGACCTCCAAATGAATAATGTCTTGCTGGTAGATATAACTCCAGCCCGACCTGGTCAAAGTGTAATGAGAAGACTATGGATGTTCTCACATGTATGATCTCTGCAATGCTGAGTGAAAACTGAACCGTCTACCAGTGATGTATTGATGGAACTCTAATATTTGAGCAGCAGTTGATCAAACACCTTCCTAAAATGCCTGCAATGTTTGAAAAGAGTGTCAGCTGAGTCCCTGTGACTGGTGGGTAATAAGAC
This window encodes:
- the septin9a gene encoding septin 9a isoform X4, which gives rise to MSEGTVADVVVPPAMGGLYGEKTGGPVLDFSYVGIDAILEQMRRKAMKQGFELNIMVVGQSGLGKSTLMNTLFKSKVSRKSVLATAQEKIPKTIEIKSISHDIEEKGVRMKLTVIDTPGFGDQINNENCWQPIMKFINDQYEAYLQEEININRKKRIPDSRVHCCIYFIPPTGHCLRPLDVEFMRRLSKVVNIVPVIAKADTLTLEERDFFKKKIREELRANGIDVYPQKEFDEDAEDRMINEKIREMIPFAVVGSDQEYQVNGRRLLGRKTKWGTIEVENIAHCEFAYLRDLLIRTHMQNIKDITSSIHYEMYRVRRLNENNSVVSHANGIPEHHLVVHEM